A window of the Sphaerobacter thermophilus DSM 20745 genome harbors these coding sequences:
- a CDS encoding ArsR/SmtB family transcription factor: protein MATTAPSTVPAQELAAVLKVLADPSRLMIFDLLMQGVRCNCELGDALGMAPNLISHHLRVLRRANLVHAERDASDARWVYYSVNREALTELKAVLGAFFDPARIPPRQPACPPAPRRR, encoded by the coding sequence ATGGCCACGACAGCACCGTCCACCGTCCCGGCGCAGGAGCTCGCCGCGGTACTGAAGGTCCTGGCGGACCCGAGCCGACTCATGATCTTCGATCTGCTGATGCAGGGGGTCCGTTGCAACTGCGAGCTCGGCGACGCCCTCGGCATGGCACCCAACCTGATCTCACACCACCTGCGCGTGCTTCGCCGCGCCAACCTCGTCCACGCGGAGCGAGACGCCAGCGATGCGCGCTGGGTGTACTACTCGGTCAATCGGGAGGCGCTCACCGAGCTGAAGGCGGTCCTCGGCGCCTTCTTCGATCCAGCCCGCATCCCGCCGCGCCAACCCGCCTGTCCGCCGGCCCCGCGCCGCCGCTGA
- the arsB gene encoding ACR3 family arsenite efflux transporter, giving the protein MPRQARPASVTAQLSVLDRSLPLWIFLAMALGLGLGRLFPELATVIDAIQVGGVSLPIAVGLLWMMYPVLAKVKFEKLPAAASNGRLLVTSLVLNWVIGPALMFALAWLLLPDHPAYRTGVIIVGLARCIAMVLIWNMLACGNNEYAAVLVALNSVFQIVMFTVLGYVYLSLVPGWLGGEATVLDISMWQIAKNVLIFLGIPLVAGFLSRLILGHAKGTEWYDTQFIPRLGPTAIIGLLFTIVVMFSLKGDVILSLPLDVLRIAAPLLLYFGIMFFVAFGISYLLGFPYAETATLSFTAASNNFELAIAVAVGVFGIASGEALAAVVGPLVEVPVLIGLVYVSLWLGRVFYGRKGTGPAVPDAAA; this is encoded by the coding sequence ATGCCGCGCCAGGCGCGGCCAGCCAGTGTGACCGCGCAGTTGTCGGTGCTGGACCGGTCCCTGCCGCTGTGGATCTTTCTCGCGATGGCTCTCGGCCTGGGGTTAGGGCGCCTCTTCCCCGAGCTCGCCACCGTCATCGATGCCATCCAGGTCGGTGGCGTGTCGCTGCCCATCGCCGTCGGCTTGCTCTGGATGATGTATCCCGTCCTGGCGAAGGTGAAGTTCGAGAAGCTCCCGGCGGCGGCCAGCAATGGTCGGCTGCTGGTGACATCGTTGGTGCTCAACTGGGTCATCGGCCCGGCCCTCATGTTCGCCCTGGCCTGGCTGCTGCTGCCCGATCACCCGGCGTACCGCACCGGGGTGATCATCGTCGGCCTGGCCCGCTGCATCGCCATGGTGCTCATTTGGAACATGCTGGCCTGCGGCAATAATGAGTACGCCGCCGTGCTGGTCGCGCTCAACTCCGTCTTCCAGATCGTCATGTTCACGGTTCTGGGCTACGTCTATCTCAGCCTCGTGCCCGGTTGGCTCGGAGGCGAGGCGACGGTGCTCGACATCTCGATGTGGCAGATCGCGAAGAACGTCCTGATCTTCCTCGGCATCCCGCTGGTGGCCGGCTTCCTGAGCCGCCTCATTCTGGGCCACGCCAAGGGGACGGAGTGGTATGACACCCAGTTCATCCCGCGGCTTGGGCCGACGGCGATCATCGGCCTGCTGTTCACCATCGTCGTGATGTTCTCGCTCAAGGGTGACGTCATTCTGTCGCTGCCGCTGGACGTGCTGCGGATCGCGGCGCCGCTCCTGCTCTACTTTGGGATCATGTTCTTCGTGGCCTTCGGCATCTCCTATCTGCTGGGCTTTCCTTACGCCGAGACGGCGACGCTCTCGTTCACCGCGGCCAGCAACAACTTTGAGCTGGCCATCGCGGTGGCGGTTGGTGTCTTCGGCATTGCCTCCGGTGAGGCGCTGGCGGCGGTGGTTGGGCCGCTGGTGGAAGTCCCGGTCCTCATCGGGTTGGTCTACGTCTCCCTCTGGTTAGGACGCGTGTTCTACGGTCGGAAGGGAACGGGGCCGGCGGTTCCCGACGCGGCTGCGTGA
- a CDS encoding uracil-DNA glycosylase: MVKDEEIAARSRRMEQIRRAMLAAPEFATYCNEKRPVFGEGALTADLVLIGEAPGGCEERLGHPFVGPAGQVLTEALAQAGIDREDLWITNVVKCRPTMEGVGGRLRNRTPTPAEVEWFRPWLLRELDVIDPRAIVCLGATAGSAVLHRALRITRERGIWFDGPNGLPTLVTYHPAYLLRRTQDRDDRFGEFIDDLRTAGERAAVVSTD, from the coding sequence ATGGTCAAGGATGAAGAGATCGCCGCCCGCAGCCGCCGAATGGAGCAGATCCGCCGCGCGATGCTGGCGGCGCCTGAGTTCGCTACCTATTGCAACGAGAAGCGTCCGGTCTTCGGGGAGGGGGCGCTGACGGCCGACCTCGTACTGATCGGCGAGGCGCCCGGTGGTTGCGAGGAGCGGCTGGGGCACCCTTTCGTTGGACCGGCCGGGCAGGTCTTGACCGAGGCGCTGGCGCAGGCCGGGATCGACCGAGAGGACCTGTGGATCACCAACGTCGTCAAGTGCCGCCCGACCATGGAGGGCGTCGGTGGCCGGCTGCGCAACCGGACGCCGACCCCGGCTGAGGTCGAGTGGTTCCGCCCCTGGCTGCTGCGCGAACTGGACGTCATCGACCCGCGCGCGATCGTCTGCCTCGGCGCCACGGCCGGGAGCGCCGTGCTTCATCGTGCACTGCGCATCACGCGCGAGCGGGGGATCTGGTTCGACGGGCCGAACGGGCTTCCCACCCTCGTGACCTACCACCCGGCGTACCTGCTGCGCCGCACCCAGGACCGCGACGACCGCTTCGGCGAGTTCATCGACGACCTGCGCACGGCCGGCGAGCGTGCCGCGGTCGTGTCCACCGATTAG
- a CDS encoding helix-turn-helix domain-containing protein, with protein sequence MAGPDRAREPEPDAMTIHQLAERSGVPARRIRFYIAQGLLPPPVGRGRAAHYRRAHLDRLRQIQVLREANLGLDEIRRRLGTPPVPSREGTSPAVWRRWAVAPGVELHVREDVAPEAARVARALAGVARQLLGDDADGYGESDDEVTT encoded by the coding sequence ATGGCTGGACCGGACCGCGCGCGAGAGCCTGAACCCGATGCGATGACGATCCACCAGCTCGCCGAGCGGAGCGGCGTGCCGGCCCGGCGAATCCGCTTCTATATCGCGCAGGGGCTGCTCCCGCCGCCGGTCGGCCGCGGGCGGGCGGCGCACTACCGGCGCGCGCACCTCGACCGGCTGCGGCAGATCCAGGTGCTGCGGGAAGCCAATCTAGGACTGGATGAGATCCGGCGCCGTCTCGGCACCCCGCCGGTGCCCTCTCGGGAGGGCACGTCCCCCGCGGTCTGGCGCCGCTGGGCAGTAGCGCCCGGAGTGGAGTTGCACGTGCGGGAGGATGTAGCCCCCGAGGCGGCGCGGGTGGCCCGCGCGCTGGCAGGAGTGGCGCGTCAACTGCTCGGCGACGATGCGGACGGGTACGGGGAAAGCGACGACGAGGTGACGACATGA
- the recJ gene encoding single-stranded-DNA-specific exonuclease RecJ: MTDRLAGTPGSPVRVSPDIIHPVNVHHQEGNGGEAVARYQWIEPAPADWAHTLCEDFLLGEILWRRGFRDRAAVDAFLRPRLDDLPDPHALPDLTAAVSLIRDTIAAGRPIVVYGDYDADGLCGTALLTRALTALGAEVRTMVPNRLTDGYGLNLNAARRIAADGAGLAILVDCGTGDAEALRLLQAAGIPAVVLDHHHVRDPNLPAAAFVSPRRPDSQYPFAGLAAAGVTYQLARALLGEERAAGLLPLAALATVADVVPLERDNRAIVHHGLRRFAADAPLGLQVLCVDAGVDARSLTAWHLAFILAPRVNSAGRMEDPTLALRLLLTEDPAEARRLARYLSRLNAQRQQATERMLAQAERRLALGTDDNASVLLVAEEGWSVGLVGLVASRLADRYQRPAVVLARDGELSRGSARSIDGFDIVEALDACRDLLVAHGGHSRAAGLTVETAHLRTLEERLSSLIGRTFPDGLPLPALQLDAELHANELVPETARLIEALEPCGTGNPTPVFFIRDVSVQRPRLSRDGKHLLFDVVARDHRIVRRVGAVSFNGSERLDELAALRRADVAFTLRRDHWNGSERLSLEVVDFRPATARH, from the coding sequence GTGACGGACCGGCTTGCCGGCACGCCGGGCTCGCCCGTCCGCGTCTCGCCTGATATCATCCACCCGGTGAACGTACACCATCAGGAGGGAAATGGCGGCGAAGCCGTGGCACGGTACCAGTGGATCGAGCCGGCTCCAGCGGACTGGGCCCACACGCTCTGCGAAGACTTCCTCCTCGGTGAGATCCTGTGGCGACGCGGGTTCCGTGACCGTGCGGCCGTTGACGCATTCCTCCGGCCGCGGCTCGACGACCTGCCTGACCCACACGCCCTGCCGGACCTCACGGCGGCGGTTTCCCTGATCCGCGACACCATCGCCGCCGGGCGGCCGATCGTGGTCTACGGGGACTATGACGCGGACGGCCTCTGCGGGACCGCGCTCCTGACACGGGCGCTCACGGCGCTCGGCGCCGAGGTGCGCACCATGGTGCCCAATCGGCTCACGGATGGCTATGGGTTGAACCTCAACGCCGCGCGCCGGATCGCGGCGGACGGCGCGGGGTTGGCGATCCTTGTGGATTGCGGCACGGGTGACGCCGAGGCGCTCCGCCTCCTCCAGGCGGCAGGAATCCCAGCAGTCGTCCTCGACCACCACCATGTCCGCGATCCCAACCTCCCAGCCGCGGCATTTGTCTCTCCAAGGCGTCCGGATTCGCAATATCCCTTCGCGGGACTGGCCGCGGCCGGGGTGACCTACCAACTGGCACGGGCACTGTTGGGGGAGGAGCGCGCCGCAGGACTGCTGCCTCTGGCTGCGCTGGCCACAGTCGCTGACGTGGTCCCGCTGGAGCGTGACAACCGGGCCATCGTCCACCACGGGCTGCGACGCTTCGCTGCCGACGCACCGCTAGGGCTGCAGGTACTGTGCGTGGACGCGGGTGTGGATGCCCGGTCGCTGACCGCCTGGCATCTCGCCTTCATCCTCGCGCCCCGCGTGAACTCCGCCGGGCGGATGGAAGACCCAACACTCGCCCTGCGGCTGCTACTGACGGAGGATCCCGCTGAGGCTCGCCGGCTGGCGCGGTATCTGTCTCGGTTGAACGCCCAACGACAACAGGCGACCGAACGAATGCTGGCCCAGGCCGAGCGGCGGCTGGCCCTCGGCACCGATGACAACGCCTCGGTCCTGCTTGTGGCCGAAGAGGGCTGGAGCGTGGGGCTGGTCGGGCTAGTGGCGAGCCGGCTGGCGGACCGGTACCAGCGCCCGGCGGTGGTGCTGGCGCGCGACGGGGAACTGAGCCGCGGCTCGGCACGCAGCATCGACGGGTTCGACATCGTTGAGGCGCTCGACGCCTGCCGGGACCTGCTGGTGGCGCACGGTGGGCACAGCCGGGCGGCGGGCCTGACCGTCGAGACCGCGCATCTCCGTACCCTTGAAGAGCGGCTGTCCAGCCTGATTGGCCGGACCTTCCCGGACGGGCTGCCGCTCCCCGCGCTGCAACTCGACGCGGAACTGCACGCGAACGAGCTGGTTCCCGAGACTGCCCGGCTGATCGAAGCGCTCGAACCGTGCGGGACCGGTAACCCGACCCCGGTCTTCTTCATTCGGGACGTCAGCGTGCAGCGCCCGCGCCTCAGTCGCGACGGAAAGCATCTCCTCTTCGACGTGGTAGCGCGTGACCACCGAATAGTGCGCCGGGTGGGGGCAGTGTCGTTCAACGGCAGTGAGCGCCTCGATGAGCTGGCAGCCCTGCGACGAGCGGACGTCGCCTTCACGCTCCGCCGCGACCATTGGAACGGTTCCGAACGCCTCTCCCTCGAAGTCGTGGATTTCCGCCCCGCCACTGCTCGCCACTAG
- a CDS encoding BtpA/SgcQ family protein produces the protein MTVEWPPRLVGVVHLAPLPGTPRVALSIDEIIERAVADARAYHEGGADALIVENFGDAPFFPERVEPHTIAAMALAVRAVATQVPLPIGVNVLRNDAAAALGIAATAGAKFIRVNVHTGVIATDQGIIEGRAAETLRYRRLLDAPVEIWADVLVKHGVPLGPQTIEEAALDAVERGLADAVIVTGVATGRSADPDDVARVRCVLPETPIYVGSGVNPESIPEFLPVATGVIVGTWAKRDGRVQNPVDPARVARLAEGLGR, from the coding sequence GTGACGGTCGAGTGGCCGCCGCGCCTTGTCGGCGTTGTCCACCTCGCGCCGTTGCCGGGAACTCCGCGGGTGGCACTCAGTATCGACGAGATCATCGAGCGCGCGGTCGCCGACGCTCGTGCGTACCACGAGGGAGGCGCCGATGCCCTCATCGTCGAGAATTTTGGGGATGCGCCCTTCTTCCCCGAGCGCGTCGAGCCGCACACGATCGCGGCCATGGCGCTGGCCGTGCGCGCCGTCGCCACCCAGGTTCCCCTGCCGATCGGCGTGAACGTGCTGCGCAACGACGCCGCGGCCGCACTTGGCATCGCCGCCACGGCCGGCGCGAAGTTCATTCGCGTCAACGTCCACACCGGCGTCATCGCCACCGACCAGGGGATCATTGAAGGGCGCGCCGCGGAGACGCTGCGCTATCGGCGCCTGCTTGACGCTCCGGTCGAGATTTGGGCCGACGTCCTCGTCAAGCACGGCGTCCCTCTCGGTCCCCAGACGATCGAGGAAGCCGCACTCGACGCCGTGGAGCGCGGGCTCGCGGATGCCGTGATCGTCACCGGCGTCGCGACGGGCCGCAGCGCGGACCCGGACGACGTGGCCCGCGTCCGCTGCGTCCTCCCCGAGACGCCCATCTACGTCGGGAGCGGCGTCAACCCGGAGTCGATTCCAGAGTTCCTCCCTGTGGCCACGGGCGTCATCGTCGGGACGTGGGCCAAGCGCGACGGCCGCGTGCAGAATCCCGTCGACCCCGCGCGCGTCGCCCGCCTGGCTGAGGGGCTTGGTCGGTAA
- a CDS encoding metal-dependent transcriptional regulator encodes MRRRDDTITHAMEDYLKVIYSLQAETEVVTTQQIAERLNVQSPSVTNMIKRLAELNLVEHTPYRGVVLTPSGEKAALEVLRHHRLLELYLAEALGYSWDEVHEEADRLEHSISEELEARIDRALGYPTTDPHGHPIPSPEGEIKESADVNLGDLEVGEVAVVNRVCDRDPEKLRYLGALGLYPAAEVEVLERYPFDGPIRISLGGNEHILGRELAQSVHVTRSRR; translated from the coding sequence GTGCGGCGACGTGACGATACCATCACCCACGCCATGGAGGACTACCTCAAGGTCATCTACAGCCTCCAGGCCGAGACCGAGGTCGTGACGACGCAGCAAATCGCTGAACGGCTCAACGTGCAGAGCCCGTCGGTGACCAACATGATCAAGCGCCTGGCGGAGCTGAATCTGGTGGAACACACCCCGTACCGTGGCGTGGTCCTGACCCCGAGTGGCGAGAAGGCCGCTCTGGAAGTCTTGCGCCACCACCGGCTCCTGGAGCTGTACCTCGCCGAGGCGCTCGGCTACTCCTGGGACGAGGTGCACGAGGAGGCCGACCGGCTCGAGCACAGCATCTCGGAGGAGCTGGAGGCACGCATCGACCGGGCGCTCGGCTATCCGACGACCGATCCACACGGGCATCCTATCCCCAGCCCGGAGGGCGAGATCAAGGAATCCGCCGACGTCAACCTCGGCGACCTGGAAGTGGGCGAGGTGGCCGTGGTCAACCGGGTCTGCGATCGCGACCCGGAGAAGCTCCGCTACTTGGGCGCCCTCGGCCTGTACCCTGCGGCTGAAGTCGAGGTCCTGGAGCGCTACCCGTTCGACGGCCCGATCCGCATCTCGCTCGGCGGCAACGAGCACATCCTGGGCCGGGAGCTGGCGCAGTCGGTTCACGTCACACGATCGCGCCGGTGA
- a CDS encoding BON domain-containing protein, whose product MATPSDRQLQEQIAMLLDQAGINVGVDVENGVARLSGLVTSTEMHQAAIDLARMVDGIRGIDDQIEELVISPDSAFEAPDRDEGFGYADRMSLEDDISDTEPDFTGDVGADANDFQRAIEEGEPYFPPTDPVVRPSTDYQDLRIVGGFQDTSMDELATEADAEPDDETDEITQFVARGDDDIRIDVLRELREDALTTDLRLEVNVINGIVFLKGTVQSVEDAENAEAVAGRVPGVVEVRDMTEVRE is encoded by the coding sequence ATGGCAACACCGAGCGACCGTCAGCTCCAAGAGCAGATCGCGATGCTCCTCGACCAGGCTGGGATCAACGTCGGCGTGGACGTTGAGAACGGGGTCGCGCGGCTCAGTGGTCTGGTTACTTCGACCGAGATGCACCAGGCTGCCATTGATCTGGCCCGTATGGTGGACGGGATCCGCGGCATCGACGACCAGATCGAAGAGCTGGTCATCTCACCGGACAGCGCGTTCGAGGCGCCCGACCGCGACGAAGGATTCGGCTACGCCGATCGCATGTCGCTGGAGGACGACATCTCCGATACCGAGCCCGACTTCACCGGTGATGTCGGTGCCGACGCCAATGATTTTCAGCGGGCGATCGAGGAGGGAGAGCCCTACTTCCCACCGACCGACCCAGTGGTGCGCCCGAGCACCGACTACCAGGATCTGCGGATCGTCGGCGGTTTCCAGGATACGTCGATGGACGAGCTCGCGACCGAGGCGGACGCCGAACCTGACGACGAGACGGATGAGATTACCCAGTTTGTGGCACGTGGCGACGACGATATCCGGATCGATGTGCTCCGCGAGCTGCGCGAGGACGCCCTGACGACCGACCTGCGGTTGGAGGTGAACGTCATCAACGGCATCGTCTTTCTAAAGGGCACGGTGCAGAGTGTGGAGGATGCCGAGAACGCCGAGGCTGTGGCCGGACGCGTCCCCGGGGTGGTCGAGGTGCGTGATATGACGGAGGTCCGTGAGTGA
- the ade gene encoding adenine deaminase, translated as MVERWQHFLAVARGQAPADLLLRDARMVNVASGEVERVNVAITGGQIAGVGDYTEAREVIDLGGEYLAPSFIDAHVHVESSLLWIDQFARAVVPHGTGAVVTDPHEIANVAGVPGIRALMEASENLPLGVFFTVPSCVPASPMESAGAVMTPEAIAEAMTLPRVVGLGEMMNFPGVLAGDSEIAAILSIPAPRRDGHAPGLSGKDLNAYIGSGMTSDHESVALEEAREKLRRGMTIMIREGSGQNNLLDLLPLVDDRTYPRCCFASDDRDAGTLLHDGHMDAILRKAIGAGLDPIRAIRMATLTPAEYWRLPGYGLVAPGYQANLVVFERLDDIRPRLVLFGGSVVAVDGRPEFEVTAPIPESLLNTVRVGTLTPDDLRIPAAEEMIAVGAIPGQIVTRKLTVKPTVQDGAVVADVERDLLKLVVVERHHGTGRVGVGLVHGFGLRRGALASSIAHDAHNIVAVGTNDADLIAAIEAVAALQGGLAAVADGQVLESLALPVAGILSPDPVEQVAATHHRLEEVARSLGSTVPAPFGLLSFMALSVIPEARVTDQGLVLVG; from the coding sequence ATGGTGGAGCGGTGGCAGCACTTCCTGGCCGTGGCGCGAGGGCAGGCTCCGGCCGACCTCCTGCTGCGCGATGCGCGGATGGTGAACGTCGCCTCCGGTGAGGTCGAACGGGTCAACGTCGCCATCACCGGCGGGCAGATCGCCGGGGTGGGGGACTACACCGAGGCCCGCGAGGTTATCGACCTCGGTGGGGAGTACCTGGCGCCCTCGTTCATCGACGCGCATGTGCACGTCGAAAGCTCGCTCCTGTGGATCGACCAGTTCGCACGGGCGGTCGTGCCGCACGGGACCGGCGCCGTCGTGACCGACCCGCACGAGATCGCCAATGTCGCCGGGGTGCCGGGCATCCGGGCGCTCATGGAGGCGTCGGAGAACCTTCCCCTTGGGGTGTTCTTCACGGTGCCGTCGTGCGTGCCGGCCAGCCCGATGGAGAGTGCCGGCGCGGTCATGACTCCGGAGGCGATCGCCGAGGCGATGACGCTGCCGCGAGTCGTCGGGCTGGGTGAGATGATGAACTTCCCCGGCGTGCTGGCCGGGGACTCGGAGATTGCCGCCATATTGTCCATCCCGGCCCCGCGACGCGACGGGCACGCACCTGGGCTGAGCGGCAAGGACCTCAACGCCTACATCGGCTCGGGCATGACCTCTGATCACGAGTCGGTGGCCCTGGAGGAGGCGCGCGAGAAGCTGCGCCGGGGCATGACCATCATGATCCGCGAAGGGTCGGGACAGAACAATCTCCTCGACCTCCTGCCGCTCGTCGATGACCGGACCTACCCTCGCTGCTGCTTCGCCAGCGACGACCGCGACGCCGGGACACTCCTCCACGACGGCCACATGGACGCGATCCTGCGCAAGGCGATCGGCGCAGGCCTCGACCCGATCCGGGCGATCCGGATGGCGACACTCACCCCGGCTGAGTACTGGCGGCTGCCCGGGTACGGGCTTGTGGCACCCGGCTACCAGGCCAACCTGGTGGTGTTCGAGCGGTTGGACGACATCCGCCCGCGGCTGGTGCTCTTCGGCGGGTCGGTGGTCGCCGTGGACGGGCGGCCGGAGTTCGAGGTCACCGCGCCGATCCCGGAGTCGCTCCTGAACACGGTCCGCGTCGGGACGCTGACGCCGGACGATCTGCGTATCCCGGCCGCGGAGGAGATGATCGCGGTGGGCGCCATCCCCGGGCAAATCGTGACCCGCAAGCTCACGGTGAAGCCCACCGTCCAGGACGGCGCGGTGGTGGCCGATGTCGAGCGCGACCTGCTGAAGCTCGTCGTGGTTGAGCGGCACCACGGGACCGGGAGGGTCGGCGTGGGTCTGGTGCACGGGTTCGGCCTGCGGCGCGGCGCGCTCGCCTCCTCGATCGCCCACGACGCGCACAACATCGTGGCCGTCGGCACTAACGATGCCGACCTGATCGCTGCGATCGAGGCGGTGGCGGCGCTCCAGGGCGGGCTCGCGGCTGTCGCTGACGGGCAGGTGCTGGAGTCGCTCGCGCTGCCGGTCGCCGGCATCTTGTCGCCGGACCCGGTCGAACAGGTCGCCGCAACCCATCACCGCCTGGAAGAGGTGGCCCGCTCGCTCGGCAGTACCGTTCCGGCGCCGTTCGGGCTCTTGTCGTTCATGGCGCTGTCGGTGATCCCGGAGGCGCGTGTGACCGACCAGGGCCTCGTGCTCGTCGGCTGA
- a CDS encoding metallophosphoesterase has protein sequence MPHDRISQTTLRRSGIAVGAMGSLGAAALLYAIFIEPRRLRVRHVAVTVPDLPEELEGIRAAFLSDFHLAGPRGNYRIACAARAAIDRERPDLILLGGDYFDHARWQSDGDSAAPLADWPAPTFAVLGNHDFKGGSANSEAIAALLERQGVCVLRNTSTTVRLRGHDVVIAGVDDPYLELADLDTALGGVTGSRPLVLLAHAPSIAPLLPAGAAGVVLTGHTHGGQVRLSPVTTLTPLDISFYLDRLYRRPHSPLQRGFHWVRGSLLYVTNGLGVTRWRMRFLAPPEVVILHFTATPADPDAPCDDVRRYVRWL, from the coding sequence ATGCCGCACGACCGCATCTCCCAGACTACCCTTCGACGCTCCGGCATCGCTGTGGGCGCGATGGGTAGCCTCGGAGCCGCCGCGCTCCTCTACGCGATCTTCATCGAACCTCGTCGGCTGCGCGTCCGGCACGTCGCCGTTACCGTGCCGGATCTCCCGGAGGAACTGGAGGGGATCCGCGCGGCGTTCCTCAGCGATTTCCACCTGGCTGGGCCGCGTGGCAACTACCGGATCGCGTGCGCGGCGCGCGCTGCGATCGACCGGGAGCGCCCCGACCTGATCCTCCTGGGTGGCGACTACTTCGACCACGCGCGCTGGCAGAGCGACGGAGACTCGGCCGCTCCCCTCGCCGATTGGCCCGCGCCGACCTTCGCTGTCCTCGGCAACCACGACTTCAAGGGAGGCTCCGCCAACAGCGAGGCCATCGCCGCGCTCCTGGAACGCCAGGGCGTCTGCGTCCTGCGCAACACCTCGACCACCGTTCGGCTACGCGGCCACGACGTGGTCATTGCCGGCGTCGACGACCCCTACCTGGAGCTGGCCGATCTCGATACGGCGCTTGGTGGCGTCACCGGATCTCGTCCCCTGGTGCTGCTGGCCCACGCGCCGTCGATCGCTCCGCTGCTCCCTGCGGGAGCGGCGGGAGTGGTCCTGACCGGCCACACCCACGGCGGGCAGGTCCGCCTCTCCCCGGTCACCACGCTGACACCGCTCGATATCTCGTTCTACCTGGATCGCCTGTACCGCCGACCCCACTCGCCGCTCCAGCGGGGCTTCCACTGGGTCCGAGGATCGCTGCTGTACGTGACCAACGGGCTCGGCGTCACCCGCTGGCGGATGCGATTCCTGGCGCCACCCGAGGTCGTCATTCTCCACTTCACGGCCACGCCGGCCGACCCGGACGCACCCTGTGACGACGTGCGCCGCTACGTCCGCTGGCTGTAG
- a CDS encoding GNAT family N-acetyltransferase, with product METDVKDLEQTTLTLPDGTVVVARLIQPDDMRALQRFHTRLSQRSIYLRFFGVVPELSDERARYFTHLDGQDRFAYVALDPNDPDEIIGVVRMDREPGTDCGEYAVIVEDRWQGRGLGFALTRLIIAGARRRGYRTMYAMVLPENVRMLNLLRDLGLPARVRWVDGMERVEVDISVPEQQSLA from the coding sequence ATGGAGACCGACGTCAAGGACCTCGAGCAGACCACCCTCACCCTCCCCGACGGGACAGTCGTCGTTGCCCGCCTCATTCAGCCCGATGACATGCGCGCACTCCAGCGCTTCCACACCCGCCTCAGCCAGCGCTCGATCTACCTGCGCTTCTTCGGAGTCGTCCCCGAGTTGAGCGACGAAAGGGCACGGTACTTTACCCACCTCGACGGGCAGGACCGCTTTGCCTACGTTGCGCTCGATCCAAACGACCCCGATGAGATCATCGGTGTGGTGCGTATGGATCGGGAGCCCGGCACCGACTGCGGGGAATACGCGGTGATCGTCGAGGACCGATGGCAGGGACGTGGACTGGGCTTCGCCTTGACGCGACTTATCATAGCCGGTGCGCGGCGGCGGGGCTACCGGACCATGTACGCCATGGTCCTACCCGAGAACGTGCGGATGCTCAATCTCTTGCGCGACCTCGGGCTCCCCGCCCGCGTCCGCTGGGTCGACGGGATGGAGCGGGTCGAGGTCGACATCTCGGTGCCGGAGCAGCAGTCCCTGGCCTGA